The Novosphingobium terrae genome segment GGGTGACCTTTGTGTGGTGGCAGGTTCAGGAGTTCTGCCAGATCAAGGACCGGGATCGCCTTGTTACGCAGGAGAAGGACCTGGCCGCTGCCCGCAGGCCTGATGGCGGTTTCATCGATGCGCACAGTTTCCCTGACCTGGTCGAGCGCAAGTCCGAAACGGTCTAGGCCGACGGTGACAACCAGGAGCCGGGTGGTCAGCGCGTGGGCGGGAAGTCGCAATTGGAAACATGTGCCCAGGCCCGAACTGCTTTGAATATCAATCGAGCCCCGTAACCTGGCAATCGCCATGTCGACCGCATCCATGCCTACGCCGCGCCCAGACAGGTCGGTGACCTCAGCGGCGGTGGAAAAGCCCGGGCGGAGAATGATCCTTAGCGCCGACTGATCGTCGAGACTTTGGGATTCGGCATGTGTCAGTAGCCCGCGCTCCACCGCGATCTTGCGAATCCGGGCTGGATCGATGCCCGCGCCATCGTCGCTTATGGCAAGAATGATGGCATCGCTCTCCCGGCGCACTGCGAGAGAAACCTTACCCTCTGCATCCTTTCCGCAGGCAAGCCTGACATCCGGGCGCTCTATGCCGTGGTCAATTGCATTGCGCAGCAAATGAAGGAGCGGTTCAAAAAGAGCATCGACGATCTGCTTGTCAGCCTCAATCCCATCGCCGGTGATCGTGAAATCGATCTCTTTGCCCAACGTATGGGCCATATCGCGGGCAGCGCGGGGCAGGCGGCGTAAGGCCGGCGCAAGGGGAACCTGTTGTATCCGCGTGAGATGGCTGCCAAGCCCGGCGGTGATCCTTTTGATGTCGGTGTCGAGCGCCCGCAATCGAGCCGCCAGATCGCGATGTGCAACCTCGATTTCGGCTGCGAGCGGGGCAATGCGGTTGGTCGCAACGACAAGATCGCGCAGGCCATCGACCAGGGCATCAACGCGAGCTTGCTCTACCCGCAGCAGTTGGGTTTCACGCATCGCCTCGATCGAGGCGAGCGGGCTGTCATGTCCGGCAACGGAGGCTGTCTCCACCTGGTCGGGCTGAAGACGAAAGGCGGCTTTGATTTCGCTTTCGGACGCCGCGCTCAGGCCTTCGATCACGATAAAGCAGGAGAATGGCTCAAGGTCGTCCGATGCGGGCCAGCTATCATCTCGGGGCAACATGGCCAGCGCCAGCAATTGCGGCACGGTTTCCACGACCGAAAGGGGGTCTTCACCCCGAAAGAAG includes the following:
- a CDS encoding chemotaxis protein CheA; translated protein: MDELLEQFLIETRDLVTQAGKDLALLASIPDDRMAIDSVFRAIHTLKGSFAIFGLAAAEGLLHGAEDRLDQARKGTAGLNASTVKNLLACLDQTDRWIDEMESNQSLSGDAQQKGARLLALFDQEHTPSFAHSELPSRPEPASWVSTLLEREKSVIAAQQGSLVAFRYCPDPDCFFRGEDPLSVVETVPQLLALAMLPRDDSWPASDDLEPFSCFIVIEGLSAASESEIKAAFRLQPDQVETASVAGHDSPLASIEAMRETQLLRVEQARVDALVDGLRDLVVATNRIAPLAAEIEVAHRDLAARLRALDTDIKRITAGLGSHLTRIQQVPLAPALRRLPRAARDMAHTLGKEIDFTITGDGIEADKQIVDALFEPLLHLLRNAIDHGIERPDVRLACGKDAEGKVSLAVRRESDAIILAISDDGAGIDPARIRKIAVERGLLTHAESQSLDDQSALRIILRPGFSTAAEVTDLSGRGVGMDAVDMAIARLRGSIDIQSSSGLGTCFQLRLPAHALTTRLLVVTVGLDRFGLALDQVRETVRIDETAIRPAGSGQVLLLRNKAIPVLDLAELLNLPPHKGHPARFVITQLQGDMVALRIGNFAERLDTVLRAPRGILALSRGIMGSALMGDGSVLLVLDLPELMA